ACCACTATCAATAAGCCAGCAGATAGTGTGAGGAACGTCTTCTTACGCATAGGAGATCCACCTTTATGTGAGAATTAGCAATACATCCAAAAAAAGATTAGTTTTATCATAACTAATCTTTACATTATTTGTATACTGACAAAGAAACGTTTTGATAGAAGTGCTCTAGTCATGACCAATTAACTTAACACTCAGATCTTTGATTTTTATATCTTTAAGATATAATATAAATATATCTTGAAGATATAAAATTAGAGGAGGATGTCATGTACGAACTATTTGTTTTAGGAGAACTAATGGATAAGCCGATGCACGGCTATGTCCTACAACATGTATTAGATAAAGTTGTCGGGCCAAACAGGAAGATCAGTTGGGGAATTCTCTATCCACTCATACAGAAGCTGAGTAATCAAGGGTTCATAGAACAGACAGTCCAAGATGACGGAGGTAGAGGTCGCCCGAAAAAAATCCTTAGTCTAACAGAATCTGGCCGCAAACGGTTCTACGAATTGATAGAAGAACCGCTCCCCTACGACCAAACGACTGATGACTTATTTGATATCAAATTAAGCAATTTCCATCATATTTCTGGACAAGTTCAAGTCGGTATTCTAGAACAATACAAGGATTACTTGCATCATTTACAAATTCACTATCAAGATAATGAAGATCGTGTGAATGTTGAACCAGATATCTCTCCAAAAGAAAGAGGGAGCATCCATAAAGTATTGGATCGAAGAAAAAACAACGTACAGATTCAACTAAACTGGATAAAACAACAATTGGACATCATTAAAGGAGGTTATCAAAATGAATGAAACACAAGCTTCACTCTCCCCAAAAAGATGGTTCGCTTTGGCAGCCGTTTGCTTCGGGCTATTTATGGCATTGCTCGATGTCACAATTGTCAACGTAGCGTTACCAACCATACAAGAAGAGTTCGAGACCGGGTTCAGTGATCTAGAGTGGGTATTAAACGCATACACCTTAATCTTTGCTGTAGCATTGATTACCGTTGCCCGATTAGGCGACCTTTTCGGCCGTAAAAAGTTTTTTATGATTGGATTAATCGTATTTAGTATTGGCTCACTACTTTGCGCGCTAGCACCAAGTATCTTATTTTTGAATATTTCAAGAGGAATTCAGGGACTCGGGGCTTCAGCTATGATGTCCTTATCTATGGCCATTATCTCCACTACCTTCTTTGGGAAAGAACGTGGCATTGCCTTTGGTGTATGGGGGAGTGTTAGTGGACTCGCTACTGCAATTGGCCCGTTAGTTGGTGGAGTACTAGTAGAAAAGATCAATTGGGAATCTATCTTTTACATAAATATTCCCATTGGAATTATTGCTCTTTTCATGGCATTCTTCTATATAAAAGAAACTAAAGACGAAGAAACAGCTAAAACGATAGATTTTTGGGGGCTGCTTCTCATCACATCTGCCGTCTTTTGCTTAGTGTATGGATTAATCGAAGTCAACCAGCCTGACCTTGGATGGAGTTCACCTGAGATTTTAGCCCTTCTAGCTGGTTCTTTAATTAGCTTCATTGTCTTCATCTTAGTAGAGCTAAGATTGAAAGTACCGATGGTTAACCCTCGTATTTTTAAAAATTTGAGCTACTCAGGAGCTTGCATTGCAGCCTTTTCTTTGAGTGCTGGTGTTTATGCCCTCTTTTTCTATTTAACTCTATTATTACAGAACTATTATGGTTACACGGCTCTTGAAACAGGGATACGTTTCATTACGATTAGTGGGTTTGCGCTATTCCTTGGACCGATTTCTGGAATGCTAACCAATAAAGTAGGAACTAAACCTTTAATTAGTGGAGCTTTAGCCATTCTTTCTATTGCTGTTTTCATGATGACCGTCGTTTCTAGTGAATCAGAAACGTGGGCTGCATTAATTCCAGCATTCCTCATGGCTGGCATCGGTAATGGAATTGTGAATCCGCCAATTTCCACAACGGCGGTAGACACGGTACCAAACCGCATTGTCGGAATGGCTTCAGGTGTCAATAACGTTTCAAGGCAAATTGGAATTGCTTTTGGAACAGCATTTCTCGGCGCTATCTTATCTAATCAATATGTGAATAAAATTGAAACCAACATTAATGCCTTAAGTGAAATACCGGAAGAAGCAAAGCAGGACATCATAGACGGAGTTTCTTCTGCTGGTCCTATCGCTGGAAGTCAAGGATTACAGGGAGCTGGATCAGAAGCTTACCAAAACATGCCGGGGTTCTCTAAGATTCAAACAATCGCAGAAACCGCTTTTGTGAATAGCTTAGATCAGGTGTTTATCACCTCAGGAGTGATTCTTGCTCTTGGAGCCATTCTTAGTTTTGTATTTATTCGCAGGAAAGACTTTTCTCATAATGAAGAATAAAAAAATTCCCCCTTTAATAGAAAGGGGGAATTTTTTTATTACATTCATTTGGTTTTCCATTCCACCTAATCACCTCAGCGTCAGCGATTTCAACTTCACCTAAACTTAGAATGTGAGGGATATAGTGAAACATGCCCATTGGCTCAGCTCTATTATGCTTTTGATCGAAATAATCTTTCGTTTCAGAGGGAAGGGTTGTTAGCTCCTTGTAAGTGGCGGAAGTAACCGCTTGAATTTGATCTTCTTCTATTGGGGATGCCGGTCCTCTGTAGGTTTCTTTCTCGTACAAATATAAAGCATTTTGATTCTTGTCTAAGTTTCTCATGGGAATTTTATAAAACTGTAATTTACTGGTCACATTGACGCCCGTATCATTTAAAGCTTTATAAACGAAATAGGGATGAATAGGTAAAAAGTGAACCACATCGTTCCAAAGACAGTTTAGTTTAGGTATTGTCCTCTCTAGCAGCTTGGATCTCTCCGGATGATTATAATACTTTTTCTTATAAAGATTGAGTAATTCTTCATCCTTCAAGCGATTTAATGGAACTAACCATTTACCTGACATCTTTTCAGGTACTTTGTGATACACATACTGCATTCTCTATTTCCCCCTTTATAATCACTCCTTCGTAAAGTTTACTAATTTATATAGGAAATGATAGTCTTATAATTATTAGAAAATAATGTTATAATTATACTAGGTTGAAAATGTAAAATATAATTGAACGAGATGAATCGAGGACTTCTTTATCTAGTGTTAGTGTTAGGTATTGTGTTCTCTATCCAAAGCGTATTTGGACTCTATAAGAGT
The nucleotide sequence above comes from Pontibacillus chungwhensis. Encoded proteins:
- a CDS encoding PadR family transcriptional regulator encodes the protein MYELFVLGELMDKPMHGYVLQHVLDKVVGPNRKISWGILYPLIQKLSNQGFIEQTVQDDGGRGRPKKILSLTESGRKRFYELIEEPLPYDQTTDDLFDIKLSNFHHISGQVQVGILEQYKDYLHHLQIHYQDNEDRVNVEPDISPKERGSIHKVLDRRKNNVQIQLNWIKQQLDIIKGGYQNE
- a CDS encoding MFS transporter, whose translation is MNETQASLSPKRWFALAAVCFGLFMALLDVTIVNVALPTIQEEFETGFSDLEWVLNAYTLIFAVALITVARLGDLFGRKKFFMIGLIVFSIGSLLCALAPSILFLNISRGIQGLGASAMMSLSMAIISTTFFGKERGIAFGVWGSVSGLATAIGPLVGGVLVEKINWESIFYINIPIGIIALFMAFFYIKETKDEETAKTIDFWGLLLITSAVFCLVYGLIEVNQPDLGWSSPEILALLAGSLISFIVFILVELRLKVPMVNPRIFKNLSYSGACIAAFSLSAGVYALFFYLTLLLQNYYGYTALETGIRFITISGFALFLGPISGMLTNKVGTKPLISGALAILSIAVFMMTVVSSESETWAALIPAFLMAGIGNGIVNPPISTTAVDTVPNRIVGMASGVNNVSRQIGIAFGTAFLGAILSNQYVNKIETNINALSEIPEEAKQDIIDGVSSAGPIAGSQGLQGAGSEAYQNMPGFSKIQTIAETAFVNSLDQVFITSGVILALGAILSFVFIRRKDFSHNEE
- a CDS encoding group-specific protein gives rise to the protein MQYVYHKVPEKMSGKWLVPLNRLKDEELLNLYKKKYYNHPERSKLLERTIPKLNCLWNDVVHFLPIHPYFVYKALNDTGVNVTSKLQFYKIPMRNLDKNQNALYLYEKETYRGPASPIEEDQIQAVTSATYKELTTLPSETKDYFDQKHNRAEPMGMFHYIPHILSLGEVEIADAEVIRWNGKPNECNKKIPPFY